The Salvia splendens isolate huo1 unplaced genomic scaffold, SspV2 ctg670, whole genome shotgun sequence nucleotide sequence agcccgcatttctactagcattgcttctcgccagtgagcaattttcatagcctcctcggccgtatatgggatttcttcttcttcgtaaagTGCTGCTTCAAACGCCCTAGCCATCTCTGTTAGATTTGCTTTAGCCAGATTCGCCATAGAATATCGGCTCCTACTAATCCTCTCAGGACTGTATCTCTTAGCCGGGACCCCACGAGTAGTTCTGTTGGGGAGTATATAGCGGTCGGTATCACCATCAATTGCTGCATTCTCATTCTCGTCTACACCAAAAGTGTCAGGAGTAATAACTGTATTATCTGAGCTagtttcaggaattacctcggatatcactggaggaggactcgattcaggcgtaggcggttgaggaggctctacagcagatgtgactgactcggcagtgacactagcttgttctgttggttccACGTTCGAGATACTTGGATGTGGCATCGGAAAACTGAGGGGGTCCAATTTTATCACACTCCCCCTGAACAGCACTCTCCGCCTGACCCCGAGGTTGggtgtgatagaagtattcactttctagaaaattacaattcatggttgttataACCTTCCTAGACCCCGGGTGATAGCATCGATAGCCCTTCTGATTTATCCCATACCctaaaaaacacattttattgcacatgcagaaaattttcctctttcgtgtttcggtacatgcacataaacggaacaaccaaagattTTGAGCAGAAGTGTGAGAGGTGGGGGAATATCAGTAAGGGATGCGAGAGTCTGTAAAGGagttttcatacccaaaatttttgtaggcaaacgattaatcaggtagacagcagtggcaacagcttcgggccataaaacatttagagaaaaaaaaaacagggctctcgtgacctctaggattatcctattctttcgttcagctacaccattttgttcaggagtgtaaggacaagtagtttgatgaactaaccccttttctttaaaaaaatcagtcatgtctttgttaacaaattccctaccattatcggatctaagaattttgatcgtggtttggaattgtgtctggatcattgtaaagaaacgggtaaatttttcaaaaacgtcagatttatgcttcaaaaaatatacccaagtcaatctagtgcagtcatccacaaaaatgagaaaatatttaaaaccatgatcaccaacaataggagctggaccccaaacatcggcatgcactagagaaaaaatagtcttaacacgagtatcacttgatctaaaggattgtctgtggttttttgccaaaacacaagattcgcaagtaatatccttaaaatgggaaaactttggaaaaagcaattttaaataacccgaggatggatgccccaatctgcggtaccacaaccaagcttcccgatttgcagatccgtgagcaagcatcgcggtgccaccttgttgagtaatctcatccacataataaagaccttgacgctcagtgccatgcccaattatcctcctcatcctgatatcctgtaatgcacagaaatttggatgcattagtaaagtacagtttaattctttcgtcacgtggctgatagacataagtttatgagaTAATTTGGGCACATAGAGGCAATTTATAAGCTTCAGGGttggggatatttcaatggttccactcccacccacagcggtcaactctccatcggcagtttgaatttggcttttagttgccccattaaattcacaaaaatctttcagatcgtaggtcatagtatcagttgccccacaatcaaaaatccactcACTCTCCTTAGGGTCAATTTTACTTTGGGCAATGCATGCAATAGGTAAATTTTCCAAGGGTGCAAAACGATTTGGGCTTAAGACGGAACTTTTAGACAGTTTTGGGGTCAAACGTGgaatatagtttttctggggtcCTAACTGTAATTTTCCCGGGTCATATTGCATATATTCTGAACTATAAGGACCAGAAATTAACTTACTCATGCTTTGGGGTTTATTCTGAAAATCAAATTGGGGATCGGGGTTTCTCAACCCCAATCCGTTACCTCCATATGACCCGCCTCATTTCTTCTCCGCGAAGGCTGCCTCGCCGGGCCTGCCGCCTCCACGCGGTTGAGGACCGGTATCTCCTGCTCTCCCACGGGTGTTAGTCATCTCCCTATTCCCTGGTCCTTGCAGAAATAATCCGCCTCCATCTTCGACTCCGATGGCTAATCGAGCTTTAGCCTTTTGattttcatcccaccattccggaaaTCCAACGAGGAGGAAACATGTATCTCTAGTATGTCTTTGTTTTCCGCAATGAGAgcaccaaaattttgatttgtcgggtttgAAATCGCCTTGGCGATTGGGCTGCTGGGCGGCGGTTCGTGGTGGTGGCTGTTTTGGTCGCGGTGGTGGCTGGTTTCTGACGGCGAACCCGTGTCCGACTTGGCCCGATGATGATCCATCGTTGATTGCGCCGGTCTGGATATCGATGTCTGCTGCCGGCATGATTTTCAACCGCGTAGCTTCTCGTTTTACCAGACCGTATGCGGTCTCGGCTGAGGGCAACGGGGTTTCCTTGAGAATATCCCTTCGGATCCCGTCATATCTTGCATTCAAGCCTGTTAGGAATTTGAACAGCCGTCTTGTTGCTACATACGTTCGAAGTTGGCTAATCCCCTTGTCGCAGCAATCCACAGGTTGATGTTGGCATCGGTCAATTTCGACCCAGATTCCGTGGAGATGTCGCCAATATGTTTCTAGCCCATGTTCCCCTTGCACGATTCGGCCTGCCTTTTCCTCTAGATCGTACAACATATATGGATCTGCAGTACTTTCGAATGTAGTTTGTAGGCTCTCCCACAGAGCTTGCgcggtttggtgatgtgcaaAGTCGACAACAATTTCTGTTTCGACGTTGTCAATTATCCATGAGAACACTGTCATATCGGCTTCCTCCCATTCTGTGTACCCCTTCATTCCAGGTTCCGGCGGCTGCGGTGTACCGCTGATATACCTGTTTGCTCGTCTTCCCACGATGACTACTCTCATCAGCCGTTTCCATAGGGGATAATTCATCCCGTTGAGTTTAACGGCTAGAGTAACATTCTTACTCATCTTTAATCGTGTCTCCTCCATATTTGGTTTCTCTTCATCGTCTGACATGTTGCAGGTTGAAAATAACCGTCTTcttggtcgggaaaggtattaggctatgatgattttgttatgagcctttgctctggtaccatgttgaaagatatgagtattattcattcaacttgttcagagaattaCAATGAGTACGTCTCCTTTAAATAGGCAaagggttacataaaattggcaagatttgtcataatactcattccctaattaattttttttccttgcttacctattttctttacttacatattttcctttctaacagtccgtatccgaccttcgacgccacaatggcggacgtcccggtcgcccgtcgcggacgtccgaccggacgtccgccattggagatgctctaacttgAAGAATACGcaataaattacaaaaagtcAAATAGATGATTCCAAATGCAGCAAAATATCTATATAATAATTTCAACACGTCTTAGTAagaattgtaaaaatagtaAGCCactcaagaaaaagaaatcataCACTATTTCAACTGTTAATAACTTTTACAATGAATAGTTCACATCAACATAAAAATACAAGTCTGGAGTTTGATCTCAACATCATTTCTAAGAGCAAGAGATGGAAAAATCTTTCTTCTATCACTGAAAACAAGGTACCTGCACATCGCATGCGGCAAAAGCACCTATAACCACCAGCAGTTGGCCATCCATTTTACGTATGTACAGTCCCCTCTGATCCCGTATCGAAACGATGAGGTCATAGACCGCCGATGATATCGTGCTTTTGTCGCATGTGACCCAGCAGCAGAGCTTCTTCAAAAGATTAATCAAACAAGAAAATATGCAGAGTTTCATTTCATGTTTCCGCCTCCAACAAcatagtgcatcatcaccagtGACAACATTGTGCTACTTAGCTGGATGGCCGGGTGGTGAGCACGGCCTTGTAAGGGATGGGCACTGTTTCATTGCTTGCGCCGTTAGAGATTGCAATCTCCTCCAGGCGTTTCCAGGTTGCTTCACGCTTCACCTTGGCTTCTTCGTCCCGACCTTCATCTTCCTGGAATTTTAGCAGGCACGCCTCAAATAGCTCAGGGTCCACGTCAGAGAATATTTTTCTTACGTTTAATGTCAAGCTGTGCGCAGCCTGATTCCAGTGATTCCTTGCATTCTTCTCCAATGCAGGGAAGATGATCGGCAGTATAACTCTGCGATTTTGCTTGATCAGGTTCTCGATATGATCATTGTTCCATAAAAAGAGAGCCCGTTCTGCAACCTACATGAGCAAGAAGGGTTAAGTGGATGAGTCAATGCAGTAAATAGCACAAACGAAATCAGGGCAAACTAAGTATCGATAACCGACTTAACCAAGCATAATACGGACATCAAAAGATGATAAAAACCAAATAGGATGaagaaattgattttttatttttattttttgcaatCATTGTGATCACATCAATCAAGAAATCACTTCATATGTAAAGTTAGATATGGCTCATACATCGGCATCTAAACAAGTACAAAGTTGAGATTAATCAAGATGGTGTTATAGAAGACATCAAGATCCAAAAATGGTGCAAAGGTCAAGTAAATCATCACAAAGAATGACTGAATAAAAACGGGGTCTTCTACTTTGCCACATCTTAAATTGATCTGGCTTTCCAATCTTTTTGCTGGCTGTCAAGACCCATGTTTGTTGTCCAAAAGAATTTAATGAAAGCATTCTTTCAccagagagagagatattgaTTGTAGATACAACATCTTATTTGGAAATCTACAACTTGTGGTTTTAAGCCTTTTTAATCACTATAACAATAATTAACATATCACATAAAGTATGTATATAAAGAAGGCAGCGATAAATATGATATCATGCAGCAGACCATCACCAGATGAAGAGAAAAACTAAACAAAGGATTGGCGGTTTTATAATACAAGTAATTTTAACCAATTTGTTAGGATTACAAGCAGATTATGATTGCaagagtgtgagtgtgtgtgtttgatcgGAGAAGAATCAAGAGAGTTTCGCAAAAGGAGAAATCGTATTGAATTTGCAGAGAAACGAAAATAGCTGAACTAACTGAAAAGAAACAAACTAACGGCTATTTAAATCTAAGCCAACAAACGGTCGAAAGAATCGAACGCTCAGGATTTAATCCATCTTAAAACGCGAGATCCGACGGTTGCTGAAGCGTCTCAGCTCCTTCGATTTCTTCAGTGTTGATCAGCTCGATTGCAGCTCGATTCATCACTCAATTTCTacaaactccaccttgatgACTCGATTGCCAATCAGCTGCCCTTCTTGAGATTTATCAAACTCATGCACAGCTCCAGCTTCGTCTTTGGTATTGGTTTAGTCAGCATATCTGCTGGATTATCCGCTGTGTTAACCTTGAAGACCCTTATCTCTCCATCTTCTATCCTCTCCCGAATGAAGTGTAAtcgcacatcaatgtgcttactTCTTTCATGGTATACTTGATGTTTTGCTAAGCATAAGGCACTGCTATTGTCACAGCCTATGCTCACTGACTCTTGAAGTATACCAAAGTCTTTCAACATGCCTCTGAGCCATGCACTCTCCTTCACTGCTGAGGTTAATGCCATGAACTCAGCCTCGGTAGTAGACAATGCAACCACCGATTGCAAACTGCTTTTCCAGCTGATAACTGAGCCAAACAAAGTGAACAAATACCCTGACTGTGATCTCCTTGTATCCAAATTCCCAGCAAAATCAGAGTCAGTCCATCCCACCAAAGCATCTCCCTTATACTCACTTCCACCATCAAACATGATCCCATAATCAGTGGCTCCTCTCAAATACCTCATCAGCCACTTCAAGGCAGACCAATGCTCCCTACCATAGTTAGTCATGTACCTGCTAGTTACTGATACGGCTTGAGCTATGTCTGGCCGTGTGCATATCATGGCATACATTATACTGCCAATGATATTCGCATAAGGAATTTTCTGCATTTTCATCATCTCAGATTCTGTTTTTGCTTTCTGCTCAGCTGTCAGCTTATGTTGCTGCCCCATTGGCACAGCCACACTTTTGATGTTATCcatcttgaatttcttcaacaaCCTGGATACATAATCACCTTGGGTGAGCCATATCTTACTGCATTCTCTCCTCCTCACAATAGACATTCCCAGAATTCTTCGGGCAGGCCCcagatctttcatttcaaaagcCTCACTGAGATCTTTCTTCACTTGTTGGACTTCACTCATATTGACCCCAGCCAACAACATGTCGTCCACATACAATAGCAAGTAAGCAACTGCAGCTCCACCCACATTCTTGATGTACACACATCCATCATAGGAAGATCTCAGAAAACCAGAATTCTTCATGTGCTCATTAAACTTCATGTGCCACTGACGGCTGGCTTGTTTCAACCCATAAATGCTCTTTTTCAACAAGCAAACCTTGTTCTCATCACCAGCCTTCACAAAACCCTTGGGTTGAGCCATGTAAATGGTTTCCTTGAGCTCACCATGTAGGAAAGCCGTTTTAACATCTAGTTGTTCTAGCTCCCAGTTCTTCCTTGCCACTATAGCCAATAAGATCCTGATAGAGGTGTGTTTAACCACAGGGGAAAACACTTCATCATAATCAATCCTATACTCTTGTGTGAAACCCCTTGCAACTAACCTTGCCTTGTATCTCATTTTCTCACCTTCTGCcccttctatttttcttttgaaTATCCATTTGCAGCTCACAATTCTCCTTCCATCTGGTCTTTCCACCAGCACCCAAGTCCCATTCTTTAATAGagaatcaatctcatcaacCATGGCTTTCATCCATAGTTCCCAATCATTGCTGCCAACTGCATCTTCATAGCTGCTTGGTTCAGAATACTCCATTTCCTCAGCAGCCATTAGACAGAAGAATAGATACTCAGCATCAGAGTACCTGTTGGATGGCTTTACAGTCCTCCTCACCCTATCCCGGGCTAACTTCCAACTTCCTTGAACATCAGAATCTGTCTGTTGCACTGGCTGCTGCACTTGCTGAGGTGATTGTGATTGAGAATTGGTTCCTGTGTCAATCACATTATCCTGCACACAATCTTGAATATTAGGATGCTCCACCTCAATTCCAGCAGTTTCAAACTCAGTTGCTCTTGCATTATCATCAGAGCTGGCAGTACTTGGCCCTTTCCTAAACGGTAGATCATGCTCCCAAAACACAACATCTCTGGAGATAACTATCTTCCCATTACCAGGCTCAGTGCACCAGAGCCTATATCCTTTCACTCCCGGTTGGTAGCCCAGCATGATACACCTTATAGCTCTAGGTTCAAGTTTCCCCTGCCTCACATGTGCAAAAGCTCTGCAGCCAAAGGTTCTTAGATTCCCATAACTGCATTGTCTCCCAGACCACTTATTATCTGGTATCTCTCCATTCAAACTTGATGCAGGACATTTGTTTATCAGCACAACGGCCGTAGAAGCTGCCTCAGCCCAGAACCGCTTCTCCAATCCAGCAGCAAAGAGCATACACCTTGTTCTCTCCAAGATGGTGCGGTTTGCTCTCTCCGCAACACCGTTTTGTTGTGGATTTAGAGGAACCGTTCTGTGCCTTTTAATCCCTTTTGacttacaaaacacatcaaaatCCTTTGATAGATATTCTAGACCGTTGTCAGTCCTTAAGCATCCCAAACTTTCCTTCTTTTCTGTCTCCACCTCAGTGCACCACTCCTTGAATCTTGTGAGAGCCTCTGACTTTTCTTTTAAGACATAGATCCACATTTTTCTGGAGTAATCATCAATAATGCTCATGTAATACTTCCCACCTCCAATGGATTGAACTTGGGCAGGTCCCCACAAGTCGCTGTGGGCATAATCAAGAGGCCGGGTGGATGTATGAATGGCCTTTGGGAAGCTCAGCTTCTTAGCCTTCCCAAGCACACACTCTTCACATTGCACTGATTCATCCTCAGCTTCATCACAGTGGATAAGCCCTTTCTTCACTAGCTCTTTCACAGTACCAATGGCTGGGTGTCCCAGCCTAGAATGCCATGTTTTAAGATTTTCAGTGATGAGTACACATGCTTCCTCAGTGCTGTCATTCTGGATACTTGCTGTCATGTAATACAGACTGCCAAGTCTCCTTGCTTTCATCAGTGTCTTCCCTGCCTTGCTGATGACCATTACACCATCCTCAGATACAAATTTGCAGCCCTTCCTTTCAAGAGAGCCTAGAGATATCAGATTCCTTTTAATCTCAGGAATGTATCTAACATCACTGAGCAATACAATGCAGCCATTCTCAGCCTTCAGCTTTATGGTACCAATCCCTCTAACAGAGCAGATTTGGTTGTTCCTAGAATTACTGATCCGGAGGTCTCCTTCAAATCTTCAAACCAAGCAAGATTGTGACTCATATGGAAGCTACaacccgagtccattatccaagagCCACTGTCATTCTTGTCTATAACATTCAAAGCCACTGGAAGCTCACCTTCTTCAACTTCCTCAATGGAATTCACAACCTTCCCACCACTTTCTTGCTGCTTTCTTTTCCAAGCAAAGCAATCTTTCTTTAGGTGGCccggtttcttgcaccaatggcaagaTCTTGTTTCCCTTTGTTCACCCGGACTAGGCTTAGGAGCTTCACTATATTTCTTGTATGGTTTCTTGcccttgaacttcttcacattcaagctTTCATGGACTGAATTTCCAGATTTCATCTCAACACCTTGCAGCTCCTTTGATCTCAAGGCAGCCTGCACCTCCAGAAAACTCACCGTCCTTTCCCTTCCATACAATATAGCATCCCGGAGCTGATCATAATTGGATGGGAGCGCATTTAATAACAGAATCGCTTTATCCTCATCCCCAATCAACACATCTATATTTTCCAGATCGTCAATTGCTTTATTGAAATCCTCCAACTGCTCCAACACCCCTTTTCCCTCCAAGAACTTATAGGAATACAATCGCTGCTTCATAATCAATCTATTCGCAAGTGACTTAGTAAGATACAAGTCTTCCAGTTTAGCCATTATACCTGCAGCCGTTTTCTCCCTTGCAATCTCTCAGAGCACTTTATCTCCAAGGCAAAGAACAATCGTGCTATACGCCTTCGCCTCAAGCTCCGCACGTTGCTGAATCACTTTATCATCAAGATCCTTGTCCTCTGcctcatttcctttttcttttgtcgTCAGAGCAGATACAAGACCTTGCTGGGTGAGCATAGccctcatcttcatcttccacagggcGAAATCGTTCTTGCCATTAAATTTCTCCGCCTCAAACCTCGATGCCATCTCTGTCGCAGATCCGTTTCCTTCTCGCAAGAATTGAATCAATTCTCAAATtgcgcttcccacagacggcgccaattgttagGATTACAAGCAGATTATGATTGCaagagtgtgagtgtgtgtgtttgatcgGAGAAGAATCAAGAGAGTTTCGCAAAAGGAGAAATCGTATTGAATTTGCAGAGAAACGAAAATAGCTGAACTAACTGAAAAGAAACAAACTAACGGCTATTTAAATCTAAGCCAACAAACGGTCGAAAGAATCGAACGCTCAGGATTTAATCCATCTTAAAACGCGAGATCCGACGGTTGCTGAAGCGTCTCAGCTCCTTCGATTTCTTCAGTGTTGATCAGCTCGATTGCAGCTCGATTCATCACTCAATTTCTACACAATTGCTACATGATTTCATGAGCAATGGGAGtacatcatactccctccgtcccaagatagttgagttgtattcttttttaggttgtcccaaggtagttgagccatttccttttttggcaaacACTTCTTTtgtcactctttctctctcatactttattctctctactttaacctTTGACAcgtcaatttcttaaatcccgtgcccaAGAGAAATGccccaactaccttgggacggagggagcattaCCATATATCGCAGTGTTACATTACCAACATACTTTAACTAAGTTCCAAAATCACCATTTGCCGGTATTTCAGGTATTAAATGAAACTAAACCAATGAAGATGCTTCTGtaatataacaaaaatataaagcaCAAATTAACTCATTCTGTGTTAACATTGTTGATGTTAATGAAAAGCGGGCAAGATTCAACTACATAAGCAAAAAACACGGTTTAGATGGAGGCATGGAGCaaaaaaagggggggggggACAGTTTCTCGTTAATTTATGAAAGACAATAAACATAAGCAATTCATAACTTAACCAACCTGAAAATGTGAACTGCTCATGCAGCGACCAATTTGGCGGAATAAAGGAACCATACAGCGCTGGAACTCTGGTGGCTGAGTTGCTTCCAGCACTTCCTCGAGCTCACCCAAAAACATGACCTCCTTTGAACTGTTTGTTATGGGCCAATATTTAAGCAAGCCTCGGATAACAGTATCTGCGAGCTTACAGTCTTTCTCTACAAATTGTGTGATGGAATAAGTTAGCTGTTGATGATACATCGGTATGCACTTTGGTTTGTGAAGTGGAATGAGCGCCCGGACAAGAAAAAGTTTGTGCTCTTCTTTCAACGGCAACGCAAATCCATTTATAATACTTCCCAAAATTTCTAACAGCTCTGCAATCCCATTATGCTTCTCTGTTTCAAAGATAAATCGGTAGAATATATTGTTTATGGTTTTCCTAATGAACGGGCGATGCACCATGAACTTCCCATATATGCGATGCAGTACTGTCTTTAAGTACTCCCTTTCTCTTGGATCTTCCGAATCAAACAGATCTAATAGCCTTAGAATAAAAGAATGGTCAACATAGCGCTTTGCCAGCTTTGCATCAGTCTCTGGGGATGTGACAAACCTGAGGAGAAACTCATAGACGATTTGCAGatgtggccatgcaggatccaTTAGGGGCTCCTCTTCTTCCACGTCAAGACCTTCCAAGACTTTGTTTTCACGAGGCTGAGTAGAGAGAGTGCGGAACAAATTTGTAGACACCACTCGCACGATCTCTTGCAGGACCACATCACTGAATTTCCCATTCGCTGAAGAGACATAGTCGACAAGCTCCACCAAAGTCTGCCGTTTGACATCCTTCTCATTCAAATGCTTCGTGGGGTCAGTGAAGTCAAATACTACACAGCACATGCTCAGTTTCCTTATAAACAAGTTCTGCTTCTCCGCACTGGGGACATCTCTAAAACCAGGTAGTGCCTCATATGGCACTGGCGGACTACTCCCGTTTGCTTTGCTGCGTAACGGATCATGAAGTTTGTTCCCATGATTAACACCAGAGTTCTGTGTCGAATTATTCTCCAAGGAGTTTACATTGCCTGACCGGGCACCTGAAGCAGAATTGATTCTGGAAGTAGTCGAAGCATTTGAAGAGAGAGCCAAAGACCCTCCATCACGACTCTCTGCTGACTTTACCTGTTTCTTTGGAAGCTTGTTAAGGAAATTTTTAATCATCACTTAAAGCCACCAAAAAAAACCTTGTCCAAGCAAACTCGAAAGCAGCCAGCAGCCAGCAGCTACCAATCAACTGCTAGAATGCATAAGGCACACACTCAACTACTGATCATATATCGAAATCGACGGGCTGTTAGCTCAGAATCTAGTCCCCTTTACACTTCAATCTTCTCTCCCACAACGAGTAATACGTATACAAGTTGATGTACAGATACTATCTGCAGTAAAAATTAGGGCAAACTACTAAAACAATAACAATTGGGAAAACGGAATAACACAAACAATACGAAACAGTAAAACCCCCAATTTAAACAGCATATCACTATCATACAGTTTATAAAAACTCCTGATTGcaaaaacaaagtaaaaattTGCACAAAACTAAATAAAACCAAGATATCAGCTTTAACAGAAACCCCCAATTTCACAAGCGTGGAAACAAGAAATTGAAGCAAGATTCTCACCTCAAATTCAACTTCATGTCAATCCTAGGGATCTGCGCACGATCTAGAAAACCCAGCAACGATTCCTTTATTGGGAATCACAATGAAGAAAAGTACACAGAGTTAGTGCGTGTAGCTATATTTGAACAGAAAGTATTCATGTGCGAGAATTGATGCATAGATAGCTGGTTGATTTTGACGTGAGTTGGAAGCAGTGATTGAAACCTGAAAATTGGGCAcgagagaggagaggagaggagaggagaggagagagcTTAAAGGGGAATCTATCTCTGGTGGTTGTTCTTGATGATGAGGTTTTGGTGAATTATTGTTTcttcaattttgattttctctctctacttttcaaATATGTATTATGTCTCCTCTAtatattatttggatttaaatttgtTCATTCGTCCACCAAAACAACTTTATTaacaaaatcaattttaatactataaagtatgaataaataaataaaatgtgatttcgtaaatgaaaatatatttcatgAA carries:
- the LOC121790928 gene encoding serine/threonine protein phosphatase 2A 57 kDa regulatory subunit B' theta isoform-like; protein product: MIKNFLNKLPKKQVKSAESRDGGSLALSSNASTTSRINSASGARSGNVNSLENNSTQNSGVNHGNKLHDPLRSKANGSSPPVPYEALPGFRDVPSAEKQNLFIRKLSMCCVVFDFTDPTKHLNEKDVKRQTLVELVDYVSSANGKFSDVVLQEIVRVVSTNLFRTLSTQPRENKVLEGLDVEEEEPLMDPAWPHLQIVYEFLLRFVTSPETDAKLAKRYVDHSFILRLLDLFDSEDPREREYLKTVLHRIYGKFMVHRPFIRKTINNIFYRFIFETEKHNGIAELLEILGSIINGFALPLKEEHKLFLVRALIPLHKPKCIPMYHQQLTYSITQFVEKDCKLADTVIRGLLKYWPITNSSKEVMFLGELEEVLEATQPPEFQRCMVPLFRQIGRCMSSSHFQVG